Proteins from a genomic interval of Lolium perenne isolate Kyuss_39 chromosome 1, Kyuss_2.0, whole genome shotgun sequence:
- the LOC127347126 gene encoding putative E3 ubiquitin-protein ligase RF298: MSSVATQEATSGSGSAASRNKRKFRAEPPSGELGPFGLEYPLTTDCVGFEFMSPEKAAAAAAEGANLDLIPSACDACKGIHATAEELLECQRYVNWSDPNEAQLEEILLKSLDTTFDNAVGVITTMGYSEAAARAAVVRAAAQYNWRESLAGFGEAAVEVLKTEGDLLPRDGSSLEDMRKIEQVVLGTLIGVVNEAQPFYTTGDVMFCLLMSDMNVAHACTMDYSTASLPAVGAQVIAQPVAGNGEPGPSPDLSVSITHPQTGITFRGKLTPVPPGSYNAVKADSSTTSVSPNVPNGKPSTSAKMHPVVPNVKPKEHTAAMPDHSEDQPFVAAATQSVKDDKPFPSKRGSSKRDSLHRQKLMSFDKNSRALGSKGSLRSGKHSSSAIAALERKCRPLPDSATCSLKCQSKIVKGFAASMKGSEYAVDLSFTATGTIASIPSFDAKATKNADPASAASTELSLSLPLPLPSPSSGDGSAPSLNHDSNTEAVDPSSKINFAYDEDQKVWVPQDKKDEMVLILVQRQKELQAHMRDWRDWAMEKVMQVTRRLAKEKEELQSLRREKEEVDRLHEERHCLVESARKKLLEMESAISRLSAQLDKADASARRREAENAQLRVQMEAAKRHAAESAANFVELSKKDESSLKRSQHWESERSQLQEQLVAEKSKLSWVQQQLQHAKEKKEQLKVRWRQEEAGKTEAIAHVTSERKERGQIETSLRSEENFLHLKAENDMQRYKSEIRALEQQISQLKVSLDTSAAAAPKWNTDDKTRPSRLSEGRKNGNTQVLARVAASPALDIDLDDLQRDRECVMCLSEEMSVVFLPCAHQVVCAKCNELHAKQGMKECPSCRAHIQRRVCARPIGR; encoded by the exons ATGTCTAGTGTCGCGACCCAGGAGGCGACGTCGGGTTCAGGGTCGGCGGCCAGCAGGAACAAGCGCAAGTTTCGCGCCGAGCCGCCCTCCGGTGAGCTGGGCCCCTTCGGCCTCGAGTACCCACTCACGACGGACTGCGTGGGGTTCGAGTTCATGTCACCTGAGAAGGCTGCGGCGGCCGCCGCCGAGGGTGCCAATCTGGACCTCATCCCCAGCGCGTGCGATGCCTGCAAAGGCATCCACGCCACGGCTGAGGAGCTATTAGAGTGTCAACGGTATGTGAATTGGAGTGACCCGAATGAGGCGCAGCTGGAGGAGATCCTTCTCAAGAGCCTGGATACCACCTTCGACAATGCCGTCGGTGTGATCACCACAATGGGCTACTCAGAGGCTGCTGCTCGGGCTGCGGTCGTGCGGGCAGCTGCGCAGTACAACTGGAGGGAGAGCCTTGCTGGGTTCGGCGAGGCAGCGGTCGAGGTGCTCAAGACCGAGGGGGACTTGCTACCTAGGGATGGCTCCTCCCTTGAGGACATGAGGAAGATTGAACAGGTTGTGCTCGGCACCTTGATTGGGGTGGTCAATGAGGCCCAGCCGTTCTACACCACAGGCGATGTCATGTTTTGCCTGCTCATGTCAGATATGAATGTTGCCCATGCCTGTACCATGGACTACAGCACTGCTTCTCTTCCGGCGGTGGGTGCTCAAGTGATTGCACAACCAGTTGCCGGGAACGGCGAACCTGGCCCAAGTCCCGACCTTTCTGTTTCCATTACCCACCCACAGACTGGCATTACTTTCCGCGGAAAACTTACCCCAGTGCCACCTGGCTCTTACAATGCTGTGAAAGCTGATTCATCCACAACATCAGTGAGCCCGAATGTCCCAAATGGCAAGCCATCTACCTCTGCCAAGATGCATCCTGTGGTACCAAATGTTAAGCCAAAAGAACACACGGCTGCTATGCCTGATCATTCAGAGGATCAACCATTTGTTGCTGCTGCGACGCAATCTGTCAAGGATGATAAGCCATTCCCTAGCAAGAGGGGGAGCTCTAAGAGGGATTCCTTGCACCGCCAGAAGTTGATGAGCTTTGATAAAAATTCCCGAGCATTGGGCTCTAAAGGATCTCTTAGGTCTGGCAAGCATAGCTCTTCTGCCATTGCAGCACTAGAGAGGAAGTGCAGGCCGCTTCCAGATTCTGCTACCTGCAGCTTGAAATGCCAATCAAAAATTGTAAAAGGGTTTGCTGCAAGCATGAAAGGGTCAGAATATGCAGTCGACCTTTCTTTTACTGCCACTGGTACCATTGCCTCTATTCCATCATTTGATGCCAAGGCAACCAAGAATGCTGACCCAGCATCAGCTGCTAGCACAGAATTGTCATTGTCATTGCCTTTGCCTTTGCCTTCACCATCCTCAGGCGATGGTTCTGCTCCATCTTTGAATCACGATTCTAATACTGAAGCTGTAGACCCTAGCAGCAAAATTAACTTTGCATATGATGAGGATCAGAAGGTCTGGGTTCCACAAGATAAGAAGGATGAAATGGTTTTGATTCTTGTCCAGAGGCAGAAAGAGTTGCAAGCACATATGCGGGATTGGAGGGACTGGGCTATGGAGAAGGTGATGCAGGTCACACGACGACTTGCCAAGGAGAAGGAGGAGCTTCAGTCACTCCGGAGAGAGAAGGAAGAGGTGGACCGACTTCATGAGGAAAGGCACTGTCTGGTAGAGAGCGCTCGGAAGAAGCTTTTAGAGATGGAGTCTGCAATTTCCAGGTTAAGCGCTCAGCTGGATAAAGCAGATGCTTCCGCTCGTAGGCGCGAGGCTGAAAATGCACAACTTAGGGTACAGATGGAAGCTGCAAAGCGGCATGCGGCTGAGTCCGCAGCAAATTTTGTGGAGCTTTCAAAGAAGGATGAGAGCAGTCTTAAAAGGTCCCAGCATTGGGAATCTGAAAGATCCCAGTTGCAAGAGCAGCTTGTAGCAGAAAAAAGCAAACTATCCTGGGTTCAGCAACAACTTCAGCATGCTAAAGAGAAGAAAGAACAACTGAAG GTAAGGTGGAGACAGGAAGAGGCTGGGAAGACTGAAGCAATTGCCCATGTGACCTCAGAGAGGAAAGAGCGGGGTCAGATTGAGACATCACTGAGGTCGGAAGAGAACTTCCTGCACCTTAAAGCTGAGAATGACATGCAAAGATACAAGAGCGAGATCCGTGCTCTCGAGCAGCAGATCTCGCAGCTGAAGGTGTCCCTCGACACCTCAGCAGCCGCTGCTCCCAAGTGGAATACAGATGACAAGACCCGTCCCTCGCGTCTCTCCGAGGGGAGAAAGAACGGGAACACACAGGTTCTGGCCAGGGTTGCTGCATCGCCTGCCCTGGACATTGATCTCGATGACTTGCAGCGTGACCGGGAGTGCGTGATGTGCCTTAGCGAGGAGATGTCAGTCGTCTTCCTCCCCTGCGCCCACCAGGTGGTCTGCGCCAAGTGCAACGAGCTCCATGCCAAGCAAGGGATGAAGGAGTGCCCGTCATGCCGGGCCCACATCCAGCGCAGGGTTTGTGCCCGCCCCATTGGCCGTTGA